Sequence from the Sulfurospirillum tamanense genome:
AGAGCATGCTTGCAAAGTTAAATAATTTAAAGCCTACGACTTAAGGTACGCTAGCGACAGATTGGCCATGAATTGGTGTATTGTGCTTTGGATGAAATCTTGATACACCACCCCATTTTCAACACTTTCTAAAAGTTCTTGTTTGTAGGCATCTAAATCTCCTCTTTTGTTGTACTTTTTTATTGTCCACAAAGACGCTACAAACCTCCTACGAAGAGCGTTTTTCCAACCCCCACATCACCACGGCTGAAAGGTACGGGATGCTTTGGATAACAAGCGTGACGGCGTAGACGTAGATTTCGGTGATGCCACTGGTGTTGTGCGCGATGAGTGCGACGCAAGAAACAATCAAAGCGGCTCCTAGCATCATCTCATATTTGACGGGATTTTGGGTGCGTTTTTTGCTGTTGCCACCTTTTTCCGTGCGCTTAAAGGGTAGGCCGTCTTTCACAAACCCATCGTACACGGCTTTGAAGATGATGAGTTGCAAACTCATGGAGGCGATGGCACTAAGGAGCGTGTTTTTAAAACTCGTCTTTACCCGCAAGCGGTAGAGAATGAAGGTATGCAAGATGTTTACCAAAAACGCCGTGATGATGGGAATCGTCAAAGCGATGGTCGGGATGGTTACCCCCACGAACAAAATCACGGGCACCCAGAGGATGTTCATCATCGCCATGAGTGGGCCCATGGCATCGCTGAGCCAAAAGAACCACCCTGTGGCAAACTTGTGCTTTTGGGAAGGAGTAAGCGAGGTAGCTGAGAGCTTAAATTCGCGCCAGTGTTTTTTCAAAATCTGAATCGCCCCATAAGCCCAGCGGTGGCGTTGGGTTTTAAAGGCTTCAATGGTGTCAGGCAAAAGCCCGTACCCGTAACGGCGGTTGGTGTAGTGGGCCACATAGCCCGCCTCAAAGAGCCGAAGTCCTAGCTCACTGTCTTCGACGATGGTGTCTGTGCCCCACCCGCCCACTTCCATCATGGCACTGCGGCGTACCATCACCATGGTGCCGTGTACGACGATGGCGTTTTCTTCGTTGCGGTCAATCATCCCGATGTCAAAAAACCCTGCGTATTCGGCGTTCATGGCCGCCTTGACGATGCTCTCGTTCCCATCACGGTGGTCTTGGGGTGCTTGGACGATGGCGACTTTTGGGTTATCAAACAGCGGCACCAAATCCACAAGCCACGGCCCTTTGACTACATAATCCGCGTCAATCACCGCGATAATCTCCGCTTCTGGGTGGGTAAATTCCAACGCCCGATTGAGCGCACCCGCCTTGAAGCCTGTACATGTAATGTTCAAAAACACAAACCGCTCCCCTAGTTCTTGACACAGCGCTTCGATGGGTTTCCAGTAGTATTCTTCAGGGGTATTGTTGATGATGACGAGCACTTCAAAGTTCGGATACCGAAGCTGCGCCAAGGAGCGCAATGTCTCCTCCAGGACATGGGGTTGTTCTTTGTATGCAGGCACGTGGATAGAAACGAGCGGGATATTTTGCGAGGTTAAATTTATAGGCACCAATCGCCTTGGGGGCTGGCCAATAGAACAGCCAAAAAGTTCATTGGCCTTGGCCAGCGTAATGACCACCAGAGGAATCATAAGCATCGTTCCCATGCCCCACATCACCCACATGCCCCCGTTCATGTAATTCACAAACGGATACGTTGCCGCCATGACAATCCCAAAGGCCATCCCCTGAGCCGTCACCGCGTAAGCAAGAGCATGGTTGATGTTAAGGCGTTGGTTTTTCAAGCCAAACAAGGTCAAAAGCACCCCAATCAACACCGCCCCGACCATCTGGTATTTCCAGTGCTTGTTAAGCTGAATAATCTCCTCATCCAAGCTAAATTTTAGCCCGCGCTGAGAGTCAAAAATCCCCCAATACTGCCCAACATTTCCCTCATCTGCCCCTTTCCATGGCTGGTCGAAAGCTTCGATGATGTTGTACGTCCACGCCTTCTCTTTAGCAAGATTCAAAAACGAACGC
This genomic interval carries:
- a CDS encoding glycosyltransferase family 2 protein produces the protein MRYLFFALILAVLFQTFFWITHDREVVVVHASHERIQSLSYTPHDGNDKTLLSRAQIAKDMSLIATYADNVRTYATQDAMAVLEVIGHTPLTIDLGMWLGRDYEENYVEFQRALYLLQRYPHRIRSVIVGNETLLRKDLRPEELAGYIFLVSQATDKPVTTAEVWHTWMENPWLAEQVDYVTVHILPYWEKVSVERFNAFVEEKYTAMEALFPGVSLAIGETGWPSHGYNNKKAVPSLKNQAIAVRSFLNLAKEKAWTYNIIEAFDQPWKGADEGNVGQYWGIFDSQRGLKFSLDEEIIQLNKHWKYQMVGAVLIGVLLTLFGLKNQRLNINHALAYAVTAQGMAFGIVMAATYPFVNYMNGGMWVMWGMGTMLMIPLVVITLAKANELFGCSIGQPPRRLVPINLTSQNIPLVSIHVPAYKEQPHVLEETLRSLAQLRYPNFEVLVIINNTPEEYYWKPIEALCQELGERFVFLNITCTGFKAGALNRALEFTHPEAEIIAVIDADYVVKGPWLVDLVPLFDNPKVAIVQAPQDHRDGNESIVKAAMNAEYAGFFDIGMIDRNEENAIVVHGTMVMVRRSAMMEVGGWGTDTIVEDSELGLRLFEAGYVAHYTNRRYGYGLLPDTIEAFKTQRHRWAYGAIQILKKHWREFKLSATSLTPSQKHKFATGWFFWLSDAMGPLMAMMNILWVPVILFVGVTIPTIALTIPIITAFLVNILHTFILYRLRVKTSFKNTLLSAIASMSLQLIIFKAVYDGFVKDGLPFKRTEKGGNSKKRTQNPVKYEMMLGAALIVSCVALIAHNTSGITEIYVYAVTLVIQSIPYLSAVVMWGLEKRSS